Proteins encoded in a region of the Mesoflavibacter profundi genome:
- a CDS encoding sodium-translocating pyrophosphatase → MESNMIYVPILLAIFGLVFMFIKMAWVKKQAAGNDKMQGISKAIKEGALAFLNAEYKLLAIFVVIASVALFGISQVVDTTSVMIIPAFIIGAVFSALAGNIGMRIATDANARTAEAAKTSLPQALKVSFGGGTVMGLGVASLAVLGLSLLFLLFLGQFMGNEGSFYKNMTIVLETLAGFSLGAESIALFARVGGGIYTKAADVGADLVGKVEAGIPEDDPRNPATIADNVGDNVGDVAGMGADLFGSYVATVLAAMVLGNYIIKDMADAGTVLESFNGMGPILLPIVIAGVGILASIIGTFLVRISSNEAKESQVQKALDLGNWVAIILTLVASWFLIDWMLPETLQMSFFGEGVKAIPSRHVFYAAMIGLAVGALISMVTAHYTSLGKKPVLDIVKNSSTGAATNIIAGLAVGMKSTFASVILFAAAIYGSYALAGFYGVALAASAMMATTAMQLAIDAFGPIADNAGGVAEMSELEPHVRERTDILDSVGNTTAAVGKGFAIASAALTALALFAAYVTFTGIDGINIFKADVLAMLFVGGMIPVIFSALAMQSVGKAAMEMVQEVRRQFKEIPGIMEGTGTPEYAKCVDISTKAALKEMILPGLITIITPIIIGLVFGAEPLGGYMAGVCVSGVMWAIFQNNAGGAWDNAKKSFEAGVEINGKMEYKGSDAHKAAVTGDTVGDPFKDTSGPSMNILIKLTCLVGLVIAPILGNHSPEEGLATIEVEKHVWVDQDDNSHDLSNIDSNVEINETVNVQVFMNKTNDGTVKATVTTTTETNGVKEVKEEVFEGTEDEVKSKIEALKDVQLKTKAVKKVIAKEKVRPNA, encoded by the coding sequence ATGGAATCAAACATGATTTATGTGCCAATACTATTGGCAATTTTTGGACTTGTATTTATGTTCATTAAGATGGCTTGGGTAAAAAAACAAGCAGCAGGAAATGACAAAATGCAAGGCATTTCTAAAGCAATTAAAGAAGGTGCTTTGGCTTTTTTAAATGCAGAATATAAACTTCTAGCCATTTTTGTTGTAATTGCTTCAGTTGCATTATTTGGAATATCTCAAGTCGTAGATACCACTAGTGTGATGATAATTCCTGCATTTATAATAGGTGCTGTTTTTTCTGCGTTAGCAGGAAATATAGGAATGCGAATTGCAACAGATGCCAACGCACGTACTGCCGAAGCAGCAAAGACAAGTTTACCACAAGCTTTAAAAGTGTCTTTTGGTGGCGGAACCGTTATGGGATTAGGTGTTGCTAGTTTAGCAGTTTTAGGACTTAGTTTATTGTTTTTATTGTTTTTAGGGCAATTTATGGGTAATGAAGGTTCTTTCTATAAAAATATGACCATTGTATTAGAAACCTTAGCTGGTTTTTCTTTAGGAGCAGAATCTATCGCGCTTTTTGCACGTGTTGGTGGCGGTATTTATACAAAAGCAGCAGATGTTGGTGCCGATTTAGTAGGAAAAGTAGAAGCTGGTATACCAGAAGACGATCCTCGAAATCCAGCTACAATTGCAGATAACGTAGGAGATAATGTTGGTGATGTTGCTGGTATGGGCGCAGATTTATTTGGTAGTTACGTAGCAACAGTTTTAGCTGCAATGGTATTAGGTAATTATATTATTAAAGACATGGCAGATGCTGGTACTGTTTTAGAATCTTTTAATGGTATGGGACCAATCTTACTACCAATAGTTATAGCTGGTGTTGGTATTTTGGCATCAATAATAGGAACGTTTTTAGTAAGAATTTCTTCAAACGAAGCTAAAGAATCTCAAGTACAAAAAGCATTAGATTTAGGAAACTGGGTTGCTATCATACTAACATTAGTTGCAAGTTGGTTTTTAATAGATTGGATGCTACCAGAAACACTACAAATGAGCTTTTTTGGCGAAGGTGTAAAGGCAATTCCTTCAAGACACGTGTTTTATGCGGCTATGATTGGATTAGCAGTTGGTGCATTAATATCAATGGTTACGGCGCATTATACAAGTTTAGGTAAAAAGCCAGTTTTAGATATAGTAAAAAATAGTTCTACAGGAGCAGCAACAAACATTATTGCAGGTTTAGCAGTTGGGATGAAATCAACTTTTGCTTCTGTAATATTATTTGCAGCTGCAATTTATGGATCTTATGCGTTAGCAGGTTTTTACGGTGTTGCATTAGCAGCTTCTGCAATGATGGCGACTACAGCAATGCAGTTAGCAATAGATGCATTTGGACCAATTGCAGATAATGCTGGTGGAGTTGCAGAAATGAGCGAACTTGAGCCTCACGTAAGAGAACGTACAGATATTTTAGATTCTGTTGGTAACACAACAGCAGCAGTAGGTAAAGGATTTGCAATTGCATCTGCAGCTTTAACAGCGTTAGCGCTATTTGCTGCTTACGTAACTTTTACGGGTATAGATGGAATAAACATTTTTAAAGCAGATGTATTAGCTATGTTATTTGTTGGAGGAATGATTCCTGTTATTTTTTCGGCATTAGCAATGCAATCTGTTGGTAAGGCTGCAATGGAAATGGTGCAAGAAGTGCGTCGTCAGTTTAAAGAAATTCCTGGAATTATGGAAGGTACAGGTACGCCAGAATATGCAAAATGTGTAGATATTTCTACAAAAGCAGCATTAAAAGAAATGATTTTACCAGGATTAATCACGATTATTACTCCGATAATTATAGGATTAGTTTTTGGCGCCGAACCTTTAGGTGGATATATGGCTGGTGTTTGTGTATCTGGTGTAATGTGGGCAATTTTCCAAAACAATGCTGGTGGCGCATGGGATAATGCTAAAAAATCTTTTGAAGCTGGTGTTGAGATTAACGGTAAAATGGAATACAAAGGAAGTGATGCACACAAAGCTGCAGTAACTGGTGATACTGTTGGAGATCCTTTTAAAGATACATCTGGTCCATCTATGAATATTTTAATCAAGTTAACCTGCTTAGTAGGATTAGTAATTGCTCCAATTTTAGGTAATCATTCACCTGAAGAAGGATTAGCTACTATAGAAGTTGAAAAACATGTTTGGGTTGATCAAGATGACAATTCTCATGACTTATCAAATATCGATTCTAATGTAGAAATTAATGAAACTGTTAATGTTCAAGTTTTTATGAATAAAACCAATGATGGTACTGTAAAAGCAACAGTAACAACTACTACAGAAACTAATGGAGTAAAAGAAGTTAAAGAAGAAGTTTTTGAAGGTACAGAGGATGAAGTTAAATCAAAAATAGAAGCTTTAAAAGATGTGCAATTAAAAACAAAAGCAGTAAAAAAGGTTATTGCAAAAGAAAAGGTTAGACCAAATGCGTAA
- a CDS encoding App1 family protein yields the protein MSWFKKDPLQIISFLSYGTKNHFYIRGRALEDETINLEEKSLWNLILNTWKRFETDEIKNTKLKITLPDTSVYYTKTDRDGYYKIDTKIENLDHLINEEGWLNFELSYVEPNIKRTIQKENRFKGEILIPAKNAQFGVISDIDDTIIHTGVASILKWRVIYNTFLKHVQSRTALEGAAEFYHLLHSGSNGKSANPIFYVSHSPWNLYRYLEFFLKANNFPKGPILLRSFRTIFKKKSSTCKPQKQLEIVNILNTYPDLPFILIGDSGEHDPDIYLELVNAYPKRVKAVYLRSVLHKQKMQRVKALLKDYSIPVIIVDNSKEAIAHAKGLGIIK from the coding sequence ATGAGCTGGTTTAAAAAAGATCCGTTACAAATAATTTCGTTTTTAAGTTATGGTACTAAAAATCATTTCTATATACGCGGTCGTGCATTAGAAGATGAAACCATTAATTTAGAAGAAAAGAGTCTTTGGAATTTAATTTTAAATACTTGGAAACGTTTTGAAACAGACGAAATTAAAAATACTAAACTTAAAATAACCTTGCCAGATACTAGTGTTTATTACACAAAAACAGATCGTGATGGCTACTACAAGATAGATACTAAAATCGAAAACTTAGACCATCTAATTAATGAAGAAGGTTGGTTAAACTTTGAGCTTTCTTATGTTGAGCCCAATATTAAGCGTACAATTCAAAAAGAAAATCGATTTAAAGGAGAAATACTCATTCCTGCAAAAAATGCTCAGTTTGGTGTAATAAGTGATATTGATGATACAATTATTCATACAGGTGTAGCTTCAATATTAAAATGGCGTGTTATTTATAATACTTTTTTAAAACACGTACAAAGTAGGACTGCTTTAGAAGGTGCTGCAGAGTTTTATCATTTACTACATAGTGGTAGTAATGGTAAATCTGCAAATCCTATTTTTTATGTTAGTCATAGTCCTTGGAATTTATACCGTTATTTAGAGTTTTTCCTAAAAGCTAATAATTTTCCTAAAGGTCCAATATTACTACGTAGTTTTAGAACTATTTTTAAGAAAAAATCGTCGACCTGTAAACCGCAAAAGCAATTAGAAATTGTAAATATTTTAAATACGTATCCGGATCTGCCTTTTATTCTAATTGGTGATAGTGGTGAGCATGATCCTGATATATATCTAGAATTAGTAAATGCGTATCCTAAGCGTGTTAAAGCGGTGTATTTAAGAAGTGTTTTACATAAACAGAAAATGCAACGTGTAAAAGCTTTATTAAAAGACTATAGTATTCCTGTAATTATAGTAGATAATAGTAAAGAAGCTATTGCTCATGCAAAAGGTCTTGGTATAATTAAATAA
- a CDS encoding deoxynucleoside kinase, which produces MHVAIAGNIGAGKTTLTKLLAKHFNWEAQLEDVVDNPYLDDFYNQMERWSFNLQVYFLNSRFRQVTQIKESGKDIIQDRTIYEDAHIFAPNLHAMGLMTNRDFENYKSLFDLMETFVPGPDLLIYLRSSIPNLVAQIHKRGRDYENSISIDYLSRLNERYEAWIHGYNKGNLLIIDVDNLDFVANPEDLGNIINKIDAQINGLF; this is translated from the coding sequence ATGCACGTTGCTATTGCAGGAAATATTGGCGCAGGAAAAACAACGCTTACCAAATTACTAGCTAAACATTTTAATTGGGAAGCGCAATTAGAAGATGTAGTAGACAACCCATATTTAGACGATTTTTATAACCAGATGGAACGTTGGAGTTTTAACCTGCAAGTTTACTTTTTAAATAGTCGTTTTAGACAGGTCACTCAGATTAAAGAAAGTGGAAAAGACATAATTCAAGACCGTACAATTTACGAAGATGCCCATATTTTTGCACCTAATTTACATGCAATGGGATTAATGACAAATCGTGATTTTGAAAACTACAAATCCCTTTTTGATCTTATGGAAACTTTTGTTCCTGGACCAGATTTACTAATATATTTACGCAGCTCAATTCCTAATTTAGTAGCTCAAATACATAAACGTGGTCGTGATTACGAAAATTCTATAAGCATTGATTATTTAAGTAGGCTTAACGAACGTTATGAAGCTTGGATACACGGTTACAATAAAGGAAACTTACTAATTATAGATGTAGATAATTTAGACTTTGTTGCAAATCCTGAAGATTTAGGTAATATAATAAACAAAATAGACGCGCAAATAAACGGATTGTTTTAA
- a CDS encoding GLPGLI family protein, whose translation MKLNYALKTITLSLFLLLTLQVTAQADFQGEAVYMSKTTVDLDNFGGRELSPERKKMIMERMKSMLEKTFILTFNKTESMYKEDEALESPAQGGMRMMGGMGSVGPVYKNVKTNEYLQDQEFFGKQFLINDSLPKYEWKMTGETKQIGQYMCFKATAVKQVDAADWTNMRRKNKDEDKKNEDEKEGAEVEKDSTKKDEFKDPFDQIEIPEQIEVTAWYTMQIPVSAGPGEYWGLPGLILEINSGRTTILCTKITLNPEDKKEIKKPTKGKEVGREEYQDIVKKKMEEMRAMFRARRGGGRR comes from the coding sequence ATGAAATTAAACTACGCATTAAAAACAATCACTTTAAGCTTATTCTTACTGTTAACATTACAAGTTACTGCACAAGCAGATTTTCAAGGAGAAGCAGTTTACATGTCTAAAACTACTGTCGATTTAGATAATTTTGGAGGAAGAGAATTAAGTCCAGAACGTAAAAAAATGATCATGGAACGTATGAAGTCTATGTTAGAAAAAACGTTTATTCTAACATTTAACAAAACCGAATCCATGTACAAAGAAGATGAAGCGTTAGAGTCGCCAGCGCAAGGAGGAATGCGTATGATGGGCGGAATGGGAAGCGTTGGTCCAGTTTACAAAAACGTTAAAACTAACGAGTATTTACAAGATCAAGAGTTTTTTGGAAAGCAATTTTTAATTAACGATAGTTTACCAAAATACGAATGGAAAATGACTGGAGAAACCAAACAAATTGGTCAATATATGTGTTTTAAAGCAACTGCAGTAAAACAAGTAGATGCTGCAGATTGGACAAATATGCGTCGTAAAAATAAAGACGAAGACAAGAAAAACGAAGATGAAAAAGAAGGTGCAGAAGTAGAAAAAGACTCTACAAAAAAAGACGAATTTAAAGATCCTTTTGATCAAATCGAAATCCCAGAACAAATAGAAGTTACCGCTTGGTACACAATGCAAATACCTGTAAGTGCAGGACCAGGAGAATATTGGGGATTACCTGGATTAATTTTAGAAATAAATTCTGGAAGAACTACAATTCTTTGTACAAAAATCACACTAAATCCTGAAGATAAAAAAGAGATTAAAAAACCAACAAAAGGCAAAGAAGTTGGTAGAGAAGAATATCAAGATATTGTAAAAAAGAAAATGGAAGAAATGAGAGCTATGTTTAGAGCAAGACGTGGCGGAGGAAGACGATAA
- a CDS encoding TonB-dependent receptor: protein MKNLIKLLVLLVASTSFAQVTFQGVIKDSTGVGLELANVVAINQATKNLDAYGITNDKGRFKLSLEENSTYTITVSYIGMKSLSETVETKEATIEKDFTMSFDDSLDEVELTYEMPVTISGDTIVYNADSFKNGTERKLGDVLEKLPGVEVNDEGEIEVEGKAVGKVMVDGKDFFDGDSKLATKNIPANAVDKVQVLKNYSEVGQLSGVTNNQDNIAINIKLKEGKKNFWFGTITGGIGDSPDKTLYLAQPKLFYYSPEKSINFIGDINNVGELALTRRDIFNFSGGFQMPSQQSGTNISLGDNNLSFLQLQNNQAKDINTKFGAANFSMSPKKTLDLSGFGIFSSSRVDLQENQNVIYTDESLNIPNERTETNTHQKSDLGMIKLSAKYKPNTNNQLDYDIVGRTSKESQDQMVLSSVVGGIDENQNSNPYSINQNLNYYYTHDENNIFALSAQHLIQDEDPFYKAVLENDPTNNADADNDAFDNTAFALGLNTDQNLYDVNQEKRVKSNQLDAKLDYWNILNKKSDINFTIGTIYSKQQFNSNIFQVLDNASELDTTPIAGVTDINDTDYTFSDVYLGLHYRWKTGKFTISPGVSAHAYSAVNTQFGEETKDNFFRLLPDLNVRVQLKQSENLNFNYKMQTQFTDVNQFARGLVLNNYNSTFIGNPDLESALSHNLNLSYFSFNMFNYTNVFAMLNYTKSIDNIRTRSVFQDGSVIRSSTPFNSGFEDESFTASGRFQRRFGKLQGSVRGSFAYTKFNQLINDIVSVNENYNQSYTASIRSNFLEAPNFEVSYRYSIQDSDQGSTRTKFYTNAPTIEFDALIFKTLTFKTDYTYSNLRNEDETINSFDLWNASLAYRKTNDSKWEYELKATNLLDTATRNQTNNGTFSVSTSEYFIQPRFLTLRVIYNL from the coding sequence ATGAAAAATCTAATTAAACTACTAGTCTTATTAGTAGCAAGCACATCTTTTGCGCAAGTCACATTTCAAGGTGTAATTAAAGATAGTACAGGCGTTGGATTAGAATTAGCCAATGTGGTTGCCATAAACCAAGCAACAAAAAATTTAGATGCTTACGGAATTACTAACGATAAAGGTCGCTTTAAGTTGAGTTTAGAAGAAAACTCAACCTATACAATTACGGTGAGTTATATCGGGATGAAATCTTTATCTGAAACTGTTGAAACCAAAGAAGCAACCATTGAAAAAGACTTCACAATGTCTTTTGATGATAGTTTAGATGAAGTGGAATTAACCTATGAAATGCCTGTAACTATTAGTGGTGACACCATAGTTTATAACGCAGATTCTTTTAAAAATGGTACCGAAAGAAAACTTGGTGACGTCCTAGAAAAATTACCAGGTGTTGAGGTTAATGATGAAGGTGAAATTGAAGTAGAAGGGAAAGCTGTTGGAAAAGTAATGGTAGACGGTAAAGACTTTTTTGATGGCGATTCTAAATTAGCGACTAAAAATATTCCTGCAAACGCGGTAGATAAAGTTCAGGTGTTAAAAAACTATTCAGAAGTTGGTCAACTTAGTGGTGTAACAAATAATCAGGATAATATTGCCATAAATATTAAGTTAAAAGAAGGAAAGAAAAACTTTTGGTTTGGTACAATTACTGGCGGTATTGGTGATTCGCCAGACAAAACATTATACCTTGCCCAACCTAAATTATTTTATTATAGTCCAGAAAAAAGTATCAACTTTATTGGAGATATAAATAATGTAGGCGAGTTAGCTTTAACACGTCGTGATATCTTTAATTTTTCTGGTGGTTTCCAAATGCCAAGTCAACAAAGTGGTACCAATATAAGTTTAGGAGATAACAATTTAAGTTTCCTTCAACTACAAAATAATCAAGCTAAAGATATTAATACAAAGTTTGGTGCTGCTAACTTTAGTATGTCGCCTAAAAAGACTTTAGACTTAAGTGGTTTTGGTATTTTTTCTAGCAGTCGTGTAGATCTTCAAGAAAATCAAAATGTAATTTATACAGACGAAAGTTTAAATATTCCAAACGAGCGAACAGAAACAAACACGCATCAAAAAAGTGATTTAGGGATGATTAAATTAAGTGCTAAATACAAGCCAAACACTAATAATCAATTAGATTATGATATTGTTGGTCGTACATCTAAAGAGTCTCAAGATCAAATGGTATTATCTTCTGTGGTTGGCGGTATTGACGAAAACCAAAACTCAAATCCATACAGTATAAATCAGAATTTAAATTACTACTACACGCATGACGAGAATAATATTTTTGCGTTATCTGCACAGCATTTAATTCAAGATGAGGATCCTTTTTATAAAGCCGTATTAGAAAACGATCCTACAAACAATGCAGATGCAGATAATGATGCTTTTGATAATACTGCATTTGCATTAGGTTTAAATACAGATCAAAATTTATATGATGTTAATCAAGAGAAGCGTGTAAAATCTAATCAGTTAGATGCAAAACTAGATTACTGGAATATTCTAAATAAGAAAAGTGACATTAACTTTACCATTGGTACTATTTATAGTAAGCAACAGTTTAACTCTAATATTTTCCAAGTGTTAGATAATGCTAGTGAGTTAGATACTACGCCAATTGCAGGTGTAACAGATATAAATGATACAGATTACACCTTTAGCGATGTATATTTAGGTCTACATTACCGTTGGAAAACAGGTAAGTTTACTATTAGTCCTGGTGTTTCTGCACATGCTTATAGCGCAGTTAATACACAATTTGGAGAAGAAACTAAAGACAACTTTTTCAGATTATTACCAGATTTAAATGTTCGAGTTCAGCTTAAACAATCAGAAAATTTAAATTTCAACTATAAAATGCAAACGCAATTTACAGATGTAAATCAGTTTGCTAGAGGATTGGTTTTAAATAACTACAATTCGACTTTTATTGGAAATCCAGATCTAGAAAGTGCGTTATCACATAACTTAAATTTAAGTTATTTCAGCTTTAATATGTTTAATTATACCAATGTTTTTGCTATGTTAAATTATACTAAGAGTATTGATAATATTAGAACAAGATCGGTGTTTCAAGATGGTTCTGTGATTAGAAGTAGTACACCTTTTAATTCTGGTTTTGAAGACGAATCTTTTACAGCAAGCGGACGTTTTCAAAGACGTTTTGGTAAGCTTCAAGGTAGTGTAAGAGGTAGTTTTGCTTACACAAAATTCAATCAGTTAATTAACGATATTGTTTCGGTTAACGAAAATTATAATCAATCCTACACAGCAAGTATACGTTCTAACTTTTTAGAAGCGCCTAATTTTGAAGTAAGCTACCGTTACAGCATTCAAGATAGTGATCAAGGAAGTACAAGAACAAAGTTTTATACCAATGCACCAACTATCGAATTTGACGCGTTAATTTTTAAGACATTAACTTTTAAAACAGATTACACGTATAGTAATTTAAGAAATGAAGATGAAACCATAAACTCTTTTGATTTATGGAATGCTTCTTTAGCGTATCGTAAAACAAATGATAGCAAATGGGAATACGAACTTAAAGCAACAAACTTGTTAGATACGGCAACAAGAAATCAAACTAATAATGGAACATTCTCGGTAAGTACAAGTGAGTATTTTATACAACCAAGGTTTTTAACGTTAAGAGTTATTTATAATTTATAA
- the rodA gene encoding rod shape-determining protein RodA produces the protein MLRETDRHFKFDWLTIILFFILVGFGWVNILSASHSGETINLLNFSNFYSKQLIFIGLSVLLIIVILSVDAKFYERFSSLIYIISCISLAGLFVFGKNINGATSWYGIGSMTLQPSEFAKAATALAVAKYVSDLNTDIKNFSDQLRTFAIIIIPAFLILLQKDAGSTLVYSAFFFVLYREGLPHIYLIVGLLLVLLSIAALKFGLIITLTLTVFITLTYYFTLKKRPIILKPILVIVLSTILAFSVRYVYDNLLPVHQKDRITIWLSLEKDPVKLKQMKQTIAYNLNESEKAISNGGMTGRGFLEGTRTTGNFVPEQHTDYIFTTVGEEWGFIGSFLTVLVFVLLITRIIVLAERQKNQFSRMYGHAVAAILFIHFMINIGMVMGLIPTIGIPLPFFSYGGSGLWGFTILLFIFIKLDSNRINEW, from the coding sequence ATGCTTAGAGAAACCGATAGACATTTTAAATTTGATTGGTTAACCATTATTCTATTTTTTATTTTAGTAGGATTTGGTTGGGTTAATATTTTATCTGCTTCACATTCTGGAGAAACTATCAATCTTTTAAATTTCAGTAATTTTTATAGTAAACAGTTAATCTTTATAGGACTTTCGGTATTATTAATTATTGTAATTCTATCTGTAGATGCCAAGTTTTACGAACGGTTTTCCAGTTTAATTTATATAATTTCATGTATATCTTTAGCGGGATTATTTGTCTTTGGTAAAAATATAAACGGAGCTACATCTTGGTATGGCATAGGATCTATGACGCTCCAACCAAGTGAGTTTGCTAAAGCTGCAACAGCTTTAGCTGTTGCAAAATATGTAAGCGACTTAAATACAGATATTAAAAATTTTAGCGATCAACTTAGGACTTTTGCTATAATTATAATTCCTGCTTTTCTTATTCTATTGCAAAAAGACGCTGGAAGTACGCTGGTTTACAGCGCATTTTTTTTCGTATTATATAGAGAAGGTTTACCGCATATTTATTTAATTGTTGGTCTACTATTAGTTTTACTATCTATTGCAGCCTTAAAATTTGGTCTTATCATCACATTAACGTTAACAGTATTTATTACTTTAACTTACTATTTCACCTTAAAAAAAAGACCAATTATTTTAAAACCTATTCTGGTTATTGTTCTAAGTACCATTTTGGCGTTTTCTGTAAGATATGTATACGACAACTTATTGCCTGTACATCAAAAAGACCGAATTACAATCTGGCTTAGTTTAGAAAAAGATCCTGTTAAACTAAAACAAATGAAACAAACTATTGCTTATAATTTAAACGAATCTGAAAAAGCAATTAGTAATGGAGGTATGACAGGAAGAGGATTTTTAGAAGGTACAAGAACTACCGGAAATTTTGTTCCGGAACAACACACAGATTACATTTTTACTACTGTTGGAGAAGAATGGGGATTTATTGGTAGCTTTTTAACAGTTCTAGTTTTTGTATTATTAATAACACGAATTATTGTACTTGCAGAACGACAAAAAAACCAATTTAGCCGAATGTATGGTCATGCTGTAGCTGCAATACTATTTATTCATTTTATGATTAATATTGGAATGGTTATGGGACTAATTCCAACTATTGGTATACCGCTACCGTTTTTTAGTTATGGTGGCTCTGGTCTTTGGGGATTTACCATTTTGTTATTCATTTTTATTAAGCTAGATTCTAATAGAATTAATGAGTGGTAA
- the mrdA gene encoding penicillin-binding protein 2 has protein sequence MRKFILFLFVIIVGIIFTGRLLYLQGLNNNTQSIYDDNAIRPVFNYPKRGFVYDRNGKLLVSNQPSYDVMIIPREVKPFDTLEFCTLLKIKKEHLIEKYKKAKHYSPRLPSVFLSHLSKEDYAILQEKMRKYEGFYIQKRSLRKYETNIGANVLGDIGEVNYREINKDNYYRSGDLIGKQGVEASYETILRGQKGIKFIQKDRFNKNIGPYQDGKLDTLPVAGKDITITIDADLQAYGELLMTNKRGGVIAIEPKTGEILAMISAPTYNPNSLVGRNRSKNFTKLFNDSIAKPLFNRSIQGVYEPGSPFKLMNALIALEEEVMSPTETVTCYHGIKYGNRFMGCHCPSGTRNNLIGGIEKSCNAYFLTAYRNILDKYENASIGIDKWSKHVKSFGLGNFLNNDLYVGQKGRIPDRDYYKHLYPNTFYSTYTVSNAIGQGEVATTPIQLANMVAAIANRGYYYTPHIIKHIEDETIPENFTTPKYTTISEKNFEPVIEGMLEVYKTGTASSLQVKDIEICGKTGTVENFAIVDSVRTQLTDHSIFVAFAPKDDPKIAIAVFVENGYWGSRFAGKVASLMIEKHLKNEITRTDLEDWLLSHSLENEYAKPYSGEPFKINGQTQLQVIPPEEFNKLKTKLNQLN, from the coding sequence ATGAGAAAATTTATACTTTTTCTTTTTGTAATAATTGTTGGCATTATATTTACTGGAAGATTACTTTATCTTCAGGGTTTAAATAATAATACCCAAAGTATTTACGATGATAATGCTATTAGACCTGTTTTTAATTATCCTAAACGCGGTTTTGTGTACGATCGTAATGGTAAATTATTAGTATCTAATCAACCGTCTTACGACGTAATGATTATACCTAGAGAAGTAAAACCTTTTGATACTTTAGAATTTTGTACGCTATTAAAAATTAAAAAAGAACATTTAATAGAAAAATATAAAAAAGCAAAACATTACTCACCAAGATTACCATCGGTATTTTTATCTCATTTATCTAAAGAAGACTATGCTATTCTTCAAGAAAAAATGAGAAAATATGAAGGATTTTACATCCAAAAAAGATCTTTAAGAAAATACGAAACCAATATTGGAGCAAATGTTTTAGGTGATATTGGAGAAGTTAATTACAGAGAGATTAATAAAGATAATTACTACCGAAGCGGAGATTTAATTGGAAAACAAGGTGTAGAAGCGTCTTATGAAACTATTTTAAGAGGTCAAAAAGGGATAAAATTTATACAAAAAGACCGATTTAATAAAAATATAGGTCCGTATCAAGATGGCAAACTAGATACTTTACCAGTCGCAGGAAAAGACATAACAATTACAATTGATGCAGATTTACAGGCTTATGGCGAACTATTAATGACAAACAAACGTGGTGGCGTTATAGCTATAGAACCTAAAACTGGTGAAATACTAGCAATGATCTCCGCACCAACTTATAACCCAAATAGTTTAGTTGGTCGTAATAGAAGTAAAAATTTCACTAAATTATTTAACGATTCTATTGCAAAACCTTTATTTAACAGAAGTATTCAAGGTGTTTACGAACCAGGATCGCCTTTTAAATTAATGAATGCTCTTATTGCTTTAGAAGAAGAAGTGATGTCTCCAACCGAAACAGTAACCTGTTATCACGGTATCAAGTACGGTAACAGATTTATGGGCTGTCACTGTCCTTCTGGAACAAGAAATAATTTAATTGGCGGAATAGAAAAATCCTGTAATGCCTATTTTCTTACAGCTTACAGAAACATCTTAGACAAATACGAAAATGCGTCTATTGGTATTGATAAATGGAGTAAACATGTTAAAAGTTTTGGGCTTGGTAATTTTTTAAACAACGATTTATATGTTGGTCAAAAGGGAAGAATACCAGATCGCGATTATTACAAACATTTGTATCCAAACACTTTTTATTCTACTTACACAGTATCTAATGCAATAGGACAAGGTGAAGTTGCAACTACGCCAATACAGTTAGCAAATATGGTTGCTGCAATTGCAAATAGAGGTTATTATTATACACCACATATTATAAAACATATTGAAGACGAAACTATTCCAGAAAATTTTACTACACCTAAATACACTACAATAAGTGAGAAAAACTTCGAGCCTGTTATAGAAGGTATGTTAGAGGTTTATAAAACTGGAACAGCAAGTAGTTTACAAGTTAAAGACATTGAAATTTGCGGAAAAACTGGTACTGTTGAAAATTTTGCTATTGTAGATAGTGTTAGAACACAACTTACAGACCATTCTATTTTTGTCGCTTTTGCACCAAAAGACGATCCTAAAATTGCAATTGCTGTTTTTGTTGAAAACGGTTATTGGGGAAGCAGATTTGCGGGTAAAGTTGCTAGTTTAATGATAGAAAAACATTTAAAAAACGAAATTACAAGAACAGATCTAGAAGATTGGCTATTATCTCACAGTCTAGAAAATGAGTACGCAAAGCCTTACTCTGGAGAACCATTTAAAATAAATGGACAAACGCAACTTCAGGTTATTCCGCCAGAAGAATTTAATAAACTAAAAACCAAATTAAATCAACTTAATTAA